A genomic stretch from Helianthus annuus cultivar XRQ/B chromosome 1, HanXRQr2.0-SUNRISE, whole genome shotgun sequence includes:
- the LOC110871798 gene encoding ethylene-responsive transcription factor-like protein At4g13040 isoform X1, whose product MVSIRRQRLIKLYGRSPSLDLISSLENGQSPSWVQSTRHVNVLPTPSVDINRSAEQEKTKSEEPESSNVNESSSSNKQPIQHPVFKRRKRHRRKHFENQEPCIMRGVYYKNMKWQAAIKVDKKQIHLGTVGSQQEAACLYDRAAFMCGREPNFELTAEEKDELSKLSWDDFLTMTRSAINSKKHQRRVSSRMKFEHPSHNSSDPHTKADQGGKSFSGSEDVETSGS is encoded by the exons ATGGTGAGCATTCGTCGACAAAGATTGATCAAGCTTTACG GGCGAAGTCCTTCTCTAGATTTAATATCTTCACTTGAAAACGGGCAATCTCCAAGTTGGGTCCAGAGCACCCGACATGTCAATGTGCTTCCGACACCTTCGGTTGACATTAACCGATCTGCAGAG CAGGAGAAAACGAAATCTGAAGAACCCGAATCTTCAAATGTCAATGAATCGAGCTCATCTAACAAGCAGCCCATTCAACATCCAG TGTTCAAAAGGCGGAAACGACACAGAAGAAAACACTTTGAGAACCAAGAACCGTGCATAATGAGAGGGGTATATTATAAGAACATGAAATGGCAAGCTGCCATTAAAGTGGACAAAAAACAAATCCATCTAGGTACAGTTGGCTCCCAACAAGAAGCTGCTTGTTTGTATGACAG GGCGGCTTTCATGTGTGGTAGAGAACCAAACTTTGAGCTCACGGCTGAGGAGAAGGACGAACTCAGTAAACTGAGTTGGGATGATTTCTTAACCATGACTCGGTCAGCAATCAACAGCAAAA AACATCAGAGACGGGTTAGTTCCCGAATGAAGTTCGAGCATCCGTCACATAACAGCAGTGACCCGCATACGAAGGCGGATCAAGGAGGAAAGAGTTTCTCAGGATCTGAAGATGTTGAGACATCGGGTTCCTGA
- the LOC110871798 gene encoding ethylene-responsive transcription factor-like protein At4g13040 isoform X2: MVSIRRQRLIKLYGRSPSLDLISSLENGQSPSWVQSTRHVNVLPTPSVDINRSAEEKTKSEEPESSNVNESSSSNKQPIQHPVFKRRKRHRRKHFENQEPCIMRGVYYKNMKWQAAIKVDKKQIHLGTVGSQQEAACLYDRAAFMCGREPNFELTAEEKDELSKLSWDDFLTMTRSAINSKKHQRRVSSRMKFEHPSHNSSDPHTKADQGGKSFSGSEDVETSGS; the protein is encoded by the exons ATGGTGAGCATTCGTCGACAAAGATTGATCAAGCTTTACG GGCGAAGTCCTTCTCTAGATTTAATATCTTCACTTGAAAACGGGCAATCTCCAAGTTGGGTCCAGAGCACCCGACATGTCAATGTGCTTCCGACACCTTCGGTTGACATTAACCGATCTGCAGAG GAGAAAACGAAATCTGAAGAACCCGAATCTTCAAATGTCAATGAATCGAGCTCATCTAACAAGCAGCCCATTCAACATCCAG TGTTCAAAAGGCGGAAACGACACAGAAGAAAACACTTTGAGAACCAAGAACCGTGCATAATGAGAGGGGTATATTATAAGAACATGAAATGGCAAGCTGCCATTAAAGTGGACAAAAAACAAATCCATCTAGGTACAGTTGGCTCCCAACAAGAAGCTGCTTGTTTGTATGACAG GGCGGCTTTCATGTGTGGTAGAGAACCAAACTTTGAGCTCACGGCTGAGGAGAAGGACGAACTCAGTAAACTGAGTTGGGATGATTTCTTAACCATGACTCGGTCAGCAATCAACAGCAAAA AACATCAGAGACGGGTTAGTTCCCGAATGAAGTTCGAGCATCCGTCACATAACAGCAGTGACCCGCATACGAAGGCGGATCAAGGAGGAAAGAGTTTCTCAGGATCTGAAGATGTTGAGACATCGGGTTCCTGA
- the LOC110871790 gene encoding FHA domain-containing protein FHA2 has product MTSSSGSDVEAGFAKLQGEDFEYYMQTYSIILGRNSKKSTVDVDLSSLGGGMNISRHHARIFYDFQRRRFALQVLGKNGCFVEGVLHLPGTPPVKLDSQDLLQIGDKEFYFLLPVRSILGGPAPVPRGRNPSGGGAYYSPALPPSGRGRGRSDDDVEDGGVVGKKVRRDDYGVVGGASGSGGRSHSDKKSEARSRVDRESDNQQLLQLEEKDVVSSVATVLSDLCGPGDWMPLEKLHAELFELYGNVWHHSRVRRYLTCDDHPGSEAQGKPWFGLLMLLRKYPEHFVINTRSRGRVTLEFVSLVSLVS; this is encoded by the exons ATGACAAGCAGCAGCGGCAGCGACGTAGAAGCCGGATTCGCAAAGCTCCAAGGCGAAGACTTCGAATACTACATGCAAACCTACTCCATCATTCTCGGCCGCAACTCCAAGAAATCCACCGTCGACGTCGACCTCTCCTCCTTAGGCGGCGGCATGAACATCTCCCGCCATCACGCCCGCATCTTCTACGACTTCCAACGACGCCGTTTCGCCCTCCAAGTCCTCGGCAAAAACGGCTGTTTCGTCGAAGGCGTTCTCCACCTCCCCGGCACTCCTCCGGTCAAACTCGACTCTCAAGATCTCCTCCAGATCGGAGACAAGGAGTTTTACTTTCTCTTGCCGGTTAGAAGCATCCTCGGTGGACCTGCTCCGGTGCCACGTGGCAGAAACCCTAGTGGTGGTGGTGCTTATTATTCGCCGGCATTGCCGCCCTCTGGGAGGGGGAGGGGGAGGAGTGATGATGACGTGGAGGATGGAGGTGTTGTGGGGAAGAAGGTGAGGAGAGATGATTATGGTGTTGTTGGTGGTGCTTCCGGTTCGGGTGGACGATCGCAttccg ATAAGAAATCAGAGGCAAGATCAAGAGTTGATCGGGAGTCTGATAACCAGCAGCTGTTACAATTAGAAGAGAAAGACGTCGTATCGTCTGTCGCTACTGTGCTTTCTGACCTTTGCGGTCCCGGGGATTGGATGCCTCTAGAGAAACTTCATGCTGAG CTGTTTGAACTGTACGGCAATGTGTGGCACCATAGTCGAGTTAGGAGGTATCTAACTTGCGATGATCATCCAGGCTCTGAAGCTCAGGGCAAACCATGGTTTGGGCTGCTTATGTTGTTGAGGAAATACCCTGAACATTTTGTCATTAACACTAGATCTAGAGGCCGTGTTACACTCGAGTTTGTCTCGCTTGTTTCACTCGTTTCTTGA